A genomic segment from Geitlerinema sp. PCC 7407 encodes:
- a CDS encoding metallophosphoesterase, whose translation MSPEFRFAVISDAHIALPETIWQNPSRFHMVEVSIAALEQVFAHLETLDLDFLLLPGDLTQHGEPANHAWLAQRLSQLPFPCYVVPGNHDVPNREADGRSIGLAEFAHYYQAFGYDDPAQPYYSRQVLPGVRLIGLNSNQFDETGQQQSQGAIDAAQMRWLREVLAAASEELVMVMVHHNVAEHLPNQSRHAMGRRYILRNHQELLEVLQAAGVPLVFTGHLHIQDIARSHGLYDITTGSLVSYPHPYRVLAVRSDPQGQRWLEVVSERVTAVPDWPRLTQVSRQWMGDRSQPFMVRLLTEAPLNLPLDAAESLAPELSYFWADISRGDALFEFPDFPPAARRFFESFSALDAAGVPHLIDNHTALRLD comes from the coding sequence ATGAGCCCCGAGTTTCGCTTTGCTGTGATCAGCGATGCCCACATCGCCCTCCCCGAGACAATCTGGCAAAATCCCAGCCGATTTCACATGGTCGAGGTGAGCATTGCGGCCCTCGAACAGGTTTTTGCCCACCTGGAGACGCTGGATCTCGACTTTTTGCTGCTGCCGGGGGACCTAACCCAGCACGGAGAACCGGCCAATCACGCCTGGCTGGCCCAGCGCCTCAGCCAGCTTCCCTTTCCCTGCTACGTGGTACCCGGCAACCACGACGTCCCCAACCGAGAGGCGGACGGCCGGTCCATTGGCCTGGCGGAATTTGCCCACTACTACCAGGCCTTCGGCTATGACGATCCGGCCCAGCCCTACTACAGCCGCCAGGTGCTGCCGGGGGTGCGGCTGATCGGCCTGAACTCAAATCAGTTTGACGAAACGGGGCAGCAGCAGAGCCAGGGCGCGATCGACGCAGCCCAGATGCGCTGGCTGCGAGAGGTGCTGGCGGCGGCCTCAGAGGAGCTGGTGATGGTCATGGTGCACCACAATGTCGCCGAGCACCTGCCCAATCAGTCGCGCCACGCCATGGGCCGCCGCTATATCCTGCGCAACCACCAAGAACTGCTGGAAGTGCTGCAAGCGGCCGGGGTGCCGCTGGTGTTTACGGGGCATCTGCACATCCAGGACATCGCGCGGTCCCACGGCCTCTACGACATTACGACGGGGTCTTTGGTCAGCTATCCCCATCCCTACCGCGTGCTGGCAGTGCGCAGCGACCCCCAGGGCCAGCGCTGGCTGGAGGTGGTCTCGGAGCGAGTGACGGCGGTGCCCGACTGGCCGAGGCTGACCCAGGTGTCGCGCCAGTGGATGGGCGATCGCAGCCAGCCCTTCATGGTGCGCCTGCTTACCGAAGCTCCGCTGAATCTGCCCCTGGACGCCGCCGAGAGTCTGGCTCCCGAACTGAGCTACTTCTGGGCCGACATTTCCCGAGGCGATGCGCTTTTCGAGTTTCCAGACTTCCCGCCCGCGGCGCGACGATTTTTTGAGTCCTTTAGCGCCCTCGACGCCGCTGGCGTCCCTCACCTGATCGACAATCACACCGCTCTGCGCCTGGACTAG
- the trmB gene encoding tRNA (guanosine(46)-N7)-methyltransferase TrmB yields the protein MVVRVRQHVNPLSDKYQIPTPPPDWQKIYASLDRPLHLDIGCARGQFVWEMAAQYPDWNFLGLEIRQPLVDRANEICQELGLTNVHFLFCNANNSVEPILASLPTGAFQRVSIQFPDPWFKKRHQKRRVVQPELVAVLAKYLPAEGVVFLQSDVLAVAQEMVDRFAESPSFQRQGHEWLPENPLGVATEREKLTLGRRDPVYRAIFTRS from the coding sequence GTGGTTGTTCGCGTGCGTCAACACGTCAATCCCCTCAGCGACAAGTATCAAATCCCCACCCCGCCGCCCGACTGGCAAAAGATCTATGCCAGCCTCGATCGGCCTTTGCATCTAGATATTGGCTGCGCGCGGGGGCAGTTTGTGTGGGAGATGGCGGCTCAGTACCCCGACTGGAATTTCCTGGGGCTCGAAATTCGCCAGCCCCTGGTCGATCGGGCCAACGAGATTTGCCAAGAGCTGGGCCTGACCAATGTGCATTTCCTTTTTTGCAACGCCAACAACTCCGTAGAGCCGATCTTGGCCTCCCTGCCGACGGGCGCTTTTCAGCGGGTCAGCATCCAGTTCCCGGACCCCTGGTTCAAGAAGCGTCACCAAAAGCGGCGCGTGGTGCAGCCGGAGCTGGTGGCGGTGCTGGCGAAGTATTTGCCCGCTGAGGGGGTGGTGTTTTTGCAGTCGGACGTGCTGGCGGTGGCCCAGGAAATGGTCGATCGCTTTGCCGAATCTCCCAGCTTTCAGCGTCAGGGCCACGAGTGGCTGCCCGAAAATCCGCTGGGCGTGGCGACAGAGCGCGAAAAGCTGACTCTGGGCCGCCGAGACCCGGTTTATCGAGCGATTTTCACGCGAAGCTAG
- a CDS encoding dolichyl-phosphate-mannose--protein mannosyltransferase, translated as MQSSAVSPWFSRLPPAVQKLPWYSLGLLAIWGLSLGLRFWGLSRFNTLVFDEVYFAKFADHYLTQTFFIDGHPPLGKYLIAIGIWIGERLPWLAEVPRNNLTGSWLAPWSYRWVNALTGSLVPLVVAGIARQVSDRRSYGLMAGLLMALDGLLLVESRYALINVYLLIFGLLGHWCLLRSLGLRGGQRYGWLAIAGLCFGASVGVKWNGLGFLLGVYGVWLIAWGRKTWENGRSRRAAANSAAPAAPFRWSSPVLERFASLSPIAIVVFLGLAPLLTYSLIWIPHLQSFGGTFWSAQAELLSYHRRVGDNATHPYCSPWYTWPGMVRHVLYFYQTGQTPQEIVPIYGPPLPSGAGRYIFDVHAMGNPFLWWLSSSAIALCCALVIQQVGLWGWQRWQKQPVFVEAAQAAIAPGLALYLVINWAANWLPWMLVQRCTFLYHYMGSSVFSLLAIAWMGDRWLHSPSLFRQRCAIALIALIVLSFLFWLPVYLGLPLSPSALQMRRWLPTW; from the coding sequence ATGCAATCTAGCGCTGTGTCCCCCTGGTTTTCTCGCCTGCCGCCCGCTGTCCAGAAACTGCCCTGGTATTCCCTGGGCTTGCTGGCGATTTGGGGACTGTCCCTAGGGCTGCGGTTTTGGGGCCTGAGCCGGTTCAACACCTTGGTCTTTGACGAGGTGTATTTTGCTAAGTTTGCCGACCACTACCTGACCCAGACGTTTTTCATCGACGGTCACCCGCCCCTGGGGAAATACCTGATCGCCATCGGGATTTGGATCGGGGAGCGGCTGCCCTGGCTGGCGGAGGTGCCCCGCAACAACCTGACAGGGTCGTGGCTGGCGCCCTGGAGCTACCGCTGGGTCAATGCCCTGACGGGGTCGCTGGTGCCGCTGGTGGTGGCGGGTATCGCGCGGCAGGTGAGCGATCGCCGCAGCTATGGGCTGATGGCGGGGCTGCTGATGGCCTTGGATGGGCTGCTGCTGGTGGAATCGCGCTATGCGCTGATCAATGTCTATTTGCTGATTTTTGGGCTGCTGGGGCACTGGTGTCTGCTGCGATCGCTGGGGCTGCGGGGCGGGCAGCGCTACGGATGGCTGGCGATCGCGGGGCTGTGCTTCGGGGCCTCGGTGGGCGTCAAGTGGAACGGCCTGGGCTTTTTGCTGGGGGTTTACGGCGTGTGGCTGATTGCCTGGGGCCGCAAGACGTGGGAAAACGGGCGATCGCGGCGCGCTGCTGCCAACTCTGCCGCGCCCGCTGCGCCTTTTCGCTGGAGCAGTCCCGTCCTAGAGCGCTTTGCCAGCCTCAGCCCGATCGCGATTGTCGTCTTTTTGGGACTGGCTCCCTTGCTGACCTACAGCCTGATCTGGATTCCCCACCTACAGAGCTTCGGCGGCACCTTCTGGAGCGCCCAGGCAGAGCTGCTCAGCTACCACCGCCGTGTCGGCGACAATGCAACGCACCCCTACTGCTCGCCGTGGTACACCTGGCCCGGCATGGTACGCCACGTCCTGTACTTCTATCAAACCGGCCAAACGCCCCAGGAAATCGTGCCGATCTACGGGCCGCCGCTGCCCAGCGGCGCAGGGCGCTATATCTTCGACGTCCACGCCATGGGCAATCCCTTTTTGTGGTGGCTCTCGTCCAGCGCGATCGCCCTGTGCTGCGCTCTGGTGATCCAGCAGGTGGGGCTATGGGGGTGGCAGCGCTGGCAAAAGCAGCCTGTCTTCGTCGAGGCAGCCCAAGCCGCGATCGCCCCCGGACTGGCCCTGTACCTGGTGATCAACTGGGCCGCTAACTGGCTGCCCTGGATGCTGGTGCAGCGCTGCACCTTCCTCTACCACTACATGGGGTCCTCGGTGTTTAGCCTGCTGGCGATCGCCTGGATGGGCGATCGCTGGCTCCACAGCCCCAGCCTCTTCCGCCAGCGCTGCGCGATCGCCCTGATCGCCTTAATTGTCCTGAGCTTCCTGTTTTGGCTGCCCGTGTACCTGGGCCTGCCCCTCTCCCCCTCTGCCCTGCAAATGCGGCGCTGGCTGCCCACCTGGTAG
- a CDS encoding universal stress protein, giving the protein MKFKRILAALDRSGHSDSVFQRAVSLAQSDQAELLLCHCLTGISSNAIAYTDLYGKPMVNFSAAQQQTQHRAEQEARQWLQAYQAQAQALGVHAEIRCEVGSPSAWLCQSADQWSADLIVIGRRGRRGLTEVLLGSVSSDVVHQAARSVLVVQGDDPETA; this is encoded by the coding sequence ATGAAATTCAAGCGAATTTTGGCAGCACTCGATCGCTCCGGTCACTCCGACAGCGTCTTTCAGCGGGCCGTCAGCCTCGCCCAAAGCGATCAGGCCGAACTGCTGCTGTGTCACTGCCTCACCGGCATCTCCAGCAACGCGATCGCCTACACCGACCTCTACGGCAAGCCCATGGTGAACTTTTCGGCGGCCCAGCAGCAGACCCAGCATCGCGCCGAGCAGGAGGCCCGTCAGTGGCTGCAAGCCTACCAGGCCCAGGCCCAAGCCCTCGGCGTCCACGCCGAGATCCGCTGCGAAGTCGGCTCACCCAGTGCATGGCTCTGCCAGAGCGCCGATCAATGGTCCGCAGACCTGATTGTGATTGGGCGGCGGGGGCGGCGCGGCCTGACCGAGGTCCTGCTCGGCAGCGTCAGCAGCGACGTTGTGCACCAGGCAGCCCGCTCCGTGCTGGTGGTCCAGGGAGACGACCCAGAGACTGCTTAA
- a CDS encoding TIGR02450 family Trp-rich protein, whose product MAKKQKFPHLLGSKWTAQSATFGWRHFQVLNRKNQGEWVFAEMVSSCDDDVRFWINATLLKDRSLWQPGWTPLRDLELQAESDLGSDRDLED is encoded by the coding sequence ATGGCGAAAAAGCAAAAGTTTCCCCATCTCCTCGGTTCCAAGTGGACAGCTCAGTCTGCGACCTTTGGCTGGCGGCACTTTCAGGTGCTCAATCGCAAAAATCAAGGGGAGTGGGTCTTTGCAGAAATGGTGTCGTCCTGTGATGACGACGTGCGCTTTTGGATCAATGCCACCCTGCTGAAGGACCGATCGCTGTGGCAGCCGGGCTGGACGCCCCTGCGCGATCTGGAGCTTCAGGCTGAGAGCGATCTGGGAAGCGATCGCGATTTGGAAGATTAA
- a CDS encoding TonB family protein, which produces MKLARTYRAQKGVCSGDRLMFYLAMAMVLHTGAIAGFGVYWHRRQAEQPPEPIEVVYLEPKEAPQKPPEPTARRAIADATAAGSPRPQQPVTTGAPNLPRQGAPSPAPKAISPLPDLPPPAPSPPAPEPSPQAASASSSLQNKSLKSLDTNAKKAPKEPSSPRPKVPALKANPATDPRSPALSPSPATPASPEAPPSPEASPSSEAPPSPAQTGAENGDESSQTDQAFGGQGLDGAPSADREAPGKPSVDAMADQAVGSYVNRVNQQINQHWDQVQLDISRQVVVRFAVDASGRLLSAEVAQSSGLANADEGAIAAVQAAAPFPPFPPEIQDTSIVVNMKFGYKLRDGS; this is translated from the coding sequence ATGAAGCTAGCACGCACCTATCGCGCCCAAAAGGGGGTCTGCTCGGGCGATCGCCTGATGTTTTATTTGGCGATGGCGATGGTGCTGCACACAGGGGCGATCGCGGGCTTCGGGGTCTACTGGCACCGTCGCCAGGCCGAGCAGCCACCAGAGCCCATCGAGGTGGTGTATCTGGAGCCCAAGGAGGCCCCCCAGAAGCCGCCGGAACCTACGGCACGCCGGGCGATCGCCGATGCCACCGCCGCCGGTTCGCCCCGACCCCAGCAGCCCGTCACCACCGGCGCCCCGAACCTGCCGCGCCAAGGCGCACCCTCGCCCGCACCCAAGGCCATCTCACCCCTACCAGACCTACCGCCGCCTGCTCCCAGCCCGCCAGCGCCAGAGCCTTCGCCCCAAGCGGCTTCCGCCAGCAGCTCCCTTCAAAATAAAAGCCTCAAATCCCTCGACACAAACGCGAAGAAGGCCCCCAAAGAGCCATCCTCCCCCCGCCCCAAGGTGCCTGCTCTGAAGGCCAATCCCGCTACCGACCCGCGATCGCCCGCCCTTTCCCCGTCGCCAGCGACCCCTGCGTCCCCGGAAGCACCCCCCAGCCCAGAAGCGTCGCCCAGCTCAGAGGCACCCCCCAGCCCAGCCCAAACTGGCGCCGAGAACGGCGATGAAAGCAGCCAGACGGATCAGGCCTTTGGGGGGCAGGGGCTCGATGGCGCACCGTCCGCGGATCGGGAAGCGCCCGGAAAACCCAGCGTAGACGCGATGGCAGACCAAGCCGTGGGGAGCTACGTCAACCGGGTCAATCAGCAAATCAATCAGCACTGGGATCAGGTCCAGCTCGACATTTCTCGTCAAGTGGTCGTGCGCTTTGCCGTTGATGCGTCGGGGCGGCTGCTCTCGGCGGAGGTGGCCCAGTCGTCGGGCCTAGCGAATGCCGACGAAGGGGCGATCGCGGCGGTGCAGGCCGCTGCGCCCTTTCCCCCGTTTCCGCCAGAGATCCAAGACACCTCCATCGTGGTTAATATGAAGTTTGGTTACAAACTGCGGGACGGGTCCTAG
- the petN gene encoding cytochrome b6-f complex subunit PetN, with translation MDILTLGWVGLLTVFSFSISMVVWGHNGM, from the coding sequence ATGGATATCTTGACGCTGGGTTGGGTTGGGTTGTTGACCGTCTTTTCCTTCTCCATCTCGATGGTGGTTTGGGGCCACAACGGCATGTAA
- a CDS encoding NF038130 family PEP-CTERM protein — protein MVTKSFQTLMMGFSAIALAGTAAIAATPATAGTLANPVVSGSDYLTYGSDGTNTFLVPNTSANVQSALTGDSSNPTGNVELFASSEQPGANFNQVTSLSGTLGGKGITLSNLTLSDWLSPVGSSTFGQVWFNAALNNNGLGGLSNDIKGFAFNVFKNYGGFQRFSDPNISYVNQDSSGLVRIGLAGHFNATSLITKSIDGFLNDSSVPNNAKFLANNLKSQLSGRTIQASEVVKVAYNGGPSQLLYSFNATQSGLVERGDRLSHTGNYEVTFQGDVPPQDVPEPSLLLGLVGLGGAFLLKRQGGQGAA, from the coding sequence ATGGTCACTAAATCTTTTCAGACTCTCATGATGGGTTTTTCGGCGATCGCTCTCGCGGGCACTGCCGCGATCGCAGCGACGCCCGCCACCGCAGGCACCCTGGCCAATCCAGTGGTCAGCGGCTCTGACTACCTCACCTACGGCTCCGACGGCACCAACACCTTCCTGGTGCCCAACACGTCTGCCAATGTCCAGTCGGCACTCACCGGCGACAGCAGCAACCCCACCGGCAACGTCGAGCTTTTTGCCAGCAGTGAGCAGCCCGGCGCTAACTTCAACCAGGTCACCAGCCTGAGCGGCACCCTGGGCGGCAAGGGCATCACCCTCAGCAACCTGACCCTCAGTGACTGGCTCTCGCCGGTCGGCAGCAGCACCTTCGGCCAGGTGTGGTTCAATGCAGCGCTCAACAACAACGGCTTGGGCGGTCTGTCCAACGACATCAAGGGTTTCGCGTTCAACGTATTCAAGAACTACGGCGGCTTCCAGCGCTTTAGCGACCCCAACATTTCCTACGTCAACCAAGACAGCAGCGGCCTGGTCCGCATCGGCTTGGCGGGCCATTTCAATGCCACCTCGCTGATTACGAAAAGCATTGATGGCTTCCTCAATGACAGCAGCGTGCCTAACAACGCTAAGTTTCTCGCTAATAACCTGAAGTCGCAGCTTTCGGGCCGCACGATCCAGGCCAGCGAAGTGGTCAAGGTTGCCTACAATGGCGGGCCCTCTCAGCTGCTCTATAGCTTCAATGCGACCCAGTCTGGTCTGGTGGAGCGGGGCGATCGGCTCTCTCACACGGGCAACTACGAAGTGACCTTCCAGGGCGATGTACCGCCCCAAGACGTGCCTGAGCCCTCGCTGCTGCTGGGCCTTGTGGGTCTCGGCGGCGCTTTCTTGCTGAAGCGCCAAGGCGGCCAAGGCGCGGCCTAG
- a CDS encoding LL-diaminopimelate aminotransferase, whose amino-acid sequence MRLAQRVESLQKNVFADMDEAKSKALAAGRDLIDLSLGSSDLPTPPHVLEAIARSLPDPSTHGYLLFHGTRAFRDAAAQWYTQRFGVAVDPETEVLPLIGSQEGTAHLPLALLNPGDVALLLDPGYPSHIGGVALAGGEMYPMALRAENGFLPVFSEMPAAVIERSRMMVLSYPHNPTSATASLDFFREAVAFCEAHDLALVHDFPYADLVFDGSRAPSVLQADPQKRVSIEFFTLSKSYNMGGFRVGYAIGNRELIRVLRQIKAVVDFNQYRGILNGAIAALTGPQETVQQAVDTFRDRRDAFVSALNAIGWSVPTPSATMYIWAKLPEPWDQDSIGFCRELVQATGVAASPGVGFGAAGEGYVRFALVHSPARLQVAVERMAAFLKG is encoded by the coding sequence ATGCGATTGGCCCAGCGAGTTGAGTCTTTGCAAAAGAACGTTTTTGCCGACATGGACGAAGCCAAGTCCAAGGCGCTGGCGGCGGGCCGAGATTTGATTGATTTGTCCTTAGGGTCGTCGGATCTGCCGACGCCACCCCATGTTTTGGAGGCGATCGCGCGATCGCTGCCTGACCCGAGCACCCACGGCTACCTGCTGTTTCACGGGACGCGGGCCTTTCGGGACGCGGCGGCCCAGTGGTACACCCAGCGCTTTGGCGTGGCCGTCGACCCAGAAACCGAGGTGCTGCCCCTGATCGGCTCCCAAGAAGGGACGGCCCACCTGCCCTTGGCCCTGCTCAATCCGGGCGACGTGGCGCTGCTGCTCGATCCGGGCTATCCCTCCCACATCGGCGGGGTGGCGCTGGCGGGCGGCGAAATGTACCCCATGGCGCTGCGGGCCGAAAATGGCTTTTTGCCGGTCTTCTCGGAGATGCCGGCGGCGGTGATCGAGCGATCGCGCATGATGGTGCTCAGCTATCCCCACAATCCCACCAGCGCGACGGCGAGCCTGGACTTTTTCCGCGAGGCGGTGGCCTTTTGTGAGGCCCATGACTTGGCCTTGGTGCACGATTTTCCCTACGCGGACTTGGTATTTGACGGCTCCCGAGCGCCCTCGGTGCTCCAGGCCGACCCCCAAAAGCGGGTGTCCATTGAGTTTTTCACATTGTCAAAGTCCTATAACATGGGCGGCTTCCGGGTGGGCTACGCCATCGGCAATCGCGAGCTGATCCGGGTGCTGCGCCAGATCAAGGCCGTTGTGGACTTTAACCAATATCGCGGCATTCTCAACGGGGCGATCGCCGCGCTGACCGGTCCCCAAGAGACGGTGCAGCAAGCGGTCGATACCTTCCGCGATCGCCGAGATGCCTTTGTGAGTGCCCTCAATGCCATTGGCTGGAGCGTGCCCACTCCCTCCGCCACCATGTACATCTGGGCCAAGCTGCCGGAGCCCTGGGACCAGGACTCCATTGGTTTTTGCCGAGAGCTGGTGCAGGCCACTGGAGTGGCGGCGTCTCCCGGCGTCGGCTTTGGGGCGGCGGGCGAGGGCTACGTTCGCTTTGCGCTGGTGCATTCACCGGCGCGTCTTCAGGTGGCGGTCGAGCGGATGGCGGCTTTTCTCAAAGGCTGA
- the trxA gene encoding thioredoxin, translating to MSSGVLSINDAQFEAEVLQATQPVLVDFWAEWCGPCRLIAPLMDYVANTYGDRLKVIKMEVDPNPETVAQYKVQGIPTLILFQGGEVKESIEGAIGKQRLEDWLLKNLPELQQA from the coding sequence ATGAGTAGCGGTGTGTTGTCGATTAATGATGCGCAGTTTGAGGCAGAAGTGCTTCAGGCGACGCAGCCGGTGTTGGTGGATTTCTGGGCCGAATGGTGTGGCCCGTGTCGACTGATTGCGCCGCTGATGGACTATGTGGCCAATACCTATGGCGATCGCCTCAAGGTGATCAAAATGGAAGTCGACCCCAATCCTGAAACCGTCGCCCAGTACAAGGTCCAGGGCATTCCGACCCTGATTTTGTTTCAGGGGGGCGAAGTGAAAGAGTCCATTGAGGGAGCCATCGGCAAGCAGCGCCTCGAAGACTGGCTGCTCAAAAATCTGCCGGAGCTCCAGCAGGCCTAA
- a CDS encoding class I SAM-dependent methyltransferase produces MGWYSQFVLPRLLDRVMSGPALSRYRQEILAGVEGEILEIGFGTGLNLPHYPPQVRKITTIDVNEGMNAIAQRRIDAAAIAVDNRILSGENLPMADNTFDSVVSTWTLCSIAKVEQALAEIHRVLKPGGKFIFIEHGLSDDPKIQVWQNRLTPLQKVIGDGCHLNRNIQALVEAQFEHVSLETFYGEDLPKIGGYLYKGVATKAP; encoded by the coding sequence ATGGGTTGGTACTCCCAGTTTGTGCTGCCGCGCTTGCTCGATCGCGTGATGTCCGGTCCGGCCCTCAGCCGCTATCGCCAAGAGATCCTCGCAGGCGTCGAAGGCGAAATCTTGGAGATCGGCTTTGGGACAGGGCTCAACCTGCCCCACTACCCGCCCCAGGTGCGCAAAATCACCACCATCGACGTGAACGAAGGCATGAACGCGATCGCCCAGCGCCGCATTGACGCCGCCGCGATCGCCGTCGACAACCGCATTCTCAGCGGCGAGAACCTGCCCATGGCGGACAACACCTTTGACAGCGTCGTCAGCACCTGGACCCTGTGCAGCATTGCCAAAGTCGAGCAGGCCCTCGCCGAAATTCACCGCGTCCTCAAGCCGGGGGGCAAGTTCATCTTTATCGAGCATGGGCTGAGCGACGACCCCAAGATCCAGGTCTGGCAAAACCGCCTCACGCCGCTGCAAAAAGTCATCGGGGATGGCTGCCACCTCAACCGCAATATCCAGGCCTTGGTCGAGGCACAGTTCGAGCACGTCTCTCTAGAAACCTTCTACGGCGAAGACCTGCCCAAAATCGGCGGCTACCTCTACAAAGGGGTTGCAACCAAAGCTCCCTAG
- a CDS encoding DMT family transporter — protein MEAWVGQFRGELAALGASFLWAIASIIYTRLGTRITPLVLNLSKGLVAMALLLGVLGLQGGLFPDVNRLTLGFLLLSGLVGIGLGDTCYFQALNHLGPQRTLLIEMLSPPLSALLAMVFLQEVLSLRNWLGILLTVGGVAWVISERSPAHPKASALSLRGLGFALLADISQAIGAVLSRTALSDSVADPLWSTLVRLVGGTIIIVPMLVWQRSRGVPLTNPLRSRRLLGAIALTAFFSTFLGIWLQQTSLKFAETGVAQALNATSPLFMLPLSLLLGETLTLRSVLGVGLALGGIWLLFG, from the coding sequence GTGGAAGCGTGGGTTGGCCAATTTCGAGGAGAGCTGGCGGCGCTGGGAGCGTCCTTTCTGTGGGCGATCGCCTCAATTATCTACACCCGTCTGGGGACTCGCATCACGCCGCTCGTCCTCAACCTCAGCAAGGGCCTCGTGGCCATGGCGCTGCTGCTGGGGGTGCTGGGGCTCCAGGGGGGCCTGTTTCCGGATGTCAATCGCCTGACCCTAGGCTTTTTGCTGCTCAGCGGTTTGGTGGGTATTGGCCTCGGGGACACCTGCTATTTTCAGGCTCTCAATCACCTCGGTCCCCAGCGGACCCTGCTGATCGAGATGCTGTCGCCCCCGCTGTCGGCGCTGCTGGCGATGGTGTTTCTCCAGGAAGTGCTCAGCCTGCGCAACTGGCTGGGCATTTTGCTGACGGTGGGGGGCGTGGCTTGGGTGATCAGCGAGCGATCGCCCGCTCACCCCAAGGCCTCGGCCCTGTCGCTGCGGGGCCTGGGGTTTGCGCTGCTGGCCGACATCAGCCAGGCCATCGGCGCGGTGCTCTCGCGCACCGCCCTCAGCGACAGCGTGGCCGATCCCCTGTGGAGCACGCTGGTCCGCTTGGTGGGCGGCACGATCATCATTGTGCCGATGCTGGTCTGGCAGCGAAGTCGCGGGGTGCCCCTGACCAACCCCCTTCGGTCGCGGCGCTTGCTGGGAGCGATCGCCCTCACGGCCTTCTTCAGCACCTTTTTGGGCATCTGGCTCCAGCAGACTTCGCTCAAGTTCGCCGAAACCGGGGTTGCTCAGGCCCTCAACGCCACGAGCCCTCTGTTTATGCTGCCCCTGAGCCTTCTGCTGGGGGAAACCCTGACCCTGCGATCGGTGTTGGGGGTTGGTTTGGCCCTGGGCGGCATTTGGCTGCTGTTTGGCTAG